The Pseudooceanicola algae genome has a window encoding:
- the nqrF gene encoding NADH:ubiquinone reductase (Na(+)-transporting) subunit F, translating to MTEIALATLVIVALVLGLATGLVVLRRRLIPAVALDIAVNDIRHVPAQRGDRLLDALQNADIPIPAACGGKGTCGLCRVIVTGEGAGEPKATERSLLSPGERRDRVRLACQTSLRGDCAVQVPEGILSAGAGFACTLASTRMLAPLIREIVLTLPEDRPTDFHAGDFMQVTAPPFRLDFSTLDLAETFRDAWDIAGWSGLEVSSETEVTRAYSLASRPQDAGTAVFNIRLAVPPAGREDEVAPGLVSSWLFSLQPGDQVMASGPFGEFHVQPTEREMVFVGGGVGMAPLRAMIHQQLGRGTARRVRYFYGARSASDLLYTHEFEALARENANFSWTPGLSDPAPCDRWTGATGFIHEILRAEMIAHPAPEDCEYYLCGPPVMISAVLGTLERLGVEPESIFYDDFGA from the coding sequence ATGACAGAGATCGCGCTTGCCACCCTTGTCATCGTGGCGCTGGTCCTTGGGCTGGCGACCGGGCTGGTCGTCCTGCGGCGGCGGCTGATCCCGGCGGTCGCGCTGGATATCGCCGTCAACGACATACGGCATGTGCCGGCGCAAAGGGGCGACCGCCTGCTCGACGCGCTGCAGAATGCCGATATTCCCATCCCGGCGGCCTGCGGCGGCAAGGGGACCTGCGGGCTGTGCCGCGTCATCGTGACCGGCGAGGGCGCGGGCGAACCCAAGGCAACGGAACGCAGCCTGCTGTCGCCAGGGGAACGGCGCGACCGGGTGCGTCTTGCCTGTCAGACCAGCCTGCGTGGGGATTGCGCGGTGCAGGTCCCCGAAGGCATCCTGAGCGCCGGCGCGGGCTTTGCCTGCACGCTGGCCTCGACCCGGATGCTGGCGCCGCTGATCCGGGAGATCGTGCTGACCCTGCCAGAGGATCGCCCGACCGACTTTCATGCCGGCGATTTCATGCAGGTCACCGCGCCGCCGTTTCGTCTGGATTTCAGCACGCTGGATCTGGCCGAGACCTTCCGCGACGCATGGGACATCGCCGGTTGGTCGGGCCTCGAGGTGTCCTCTGAAACGGAGGTCACCCGCGCCTATTCGCTAGCCAGCCGACCCCAGGACGCAGGTACCGCCGTGTTCAACATCCGCCTTGCCGTCCCCCCCGCCGGGCGGGAAGACGAGGTGGCGCCCGGTCTGGTGTCTTCCTGGCTGTTCTCGCTGCAACCGGGCGATCAGGTGATGGCCTCCGGTCCGTTCGGAGAATTCCACGTCCAGCCCACCGAGCGCGAGATGGTCTTTGTCGGCGGTGGCGTCGGCATGGCGCCCCTGCGGGCGATGATCCATCAGCAACTGGGGCGCGGCACAGCCCGCCGGGTGCGCTATTTCTATGGCGCCCGCAGTGCCTCTGACCTGCTTTACACCCATGAATTCGAGGCGCTGGCGCGGGAGAATGCCAATTTCAGCTGGACGCCCGGCCTGTCCGATCCCGCTCCCTGTGATCGGTGGACCGGGGCGACCGGCTTCATCCACGAGATCCTGCGGGCCGAGATGATCGCGCATCCGGCGCCCGAGGATTGCGAATACTACCTTTGCGGCCCGCCCGTCATGATCTCGGCGGTGCTGGGAACACTTGAACGGTTGGGCGTCGAGCCCGAGTCCATCTTTTACGACGATTTTGGAGCCTGA
- a CDS encoding NADH:ubiquinone reductase (Na(+)-transporting) subunit E has translation MTELWTLFLTAAFVDNMPLTLFLGLCTFLALSRRPASAMGLGIAMTGVLGVTVPLNWLIYRGLLAPGAWAWAGQPDLDLSYLVLIAFIGVIAATVQLLEMLLDRFFPAVHASFGVFLPLLTVQCAILAGSLFMVDRAYSLAESAVFGLGSGLGFAIAVGLLGALRKRLAYADLPVGLRGLGIAFVLTGLMSLGFASFAQMAATQ, from the coding sequence ATGACCGAGCTTTGGACCCTTTTCCTGACTGCGGCCTTCGTGGACAACATGCCGCTGACGCTGTTCCTGGGGCTATGCACCTTTCTCGCGCTGTCCCGGCGGCCGGCCAGCGCCATGGGCCTTGGCATCGCCATGACCGGCGTGCTGGGGGTGACCGTGCCGCTTAACTGGCTGATCTACCGGGGCTTGCTGGCGCCCGGCGCATGGGCCTGGGCGGGGCAGCCCGATCTTGATCTGTCCTATCTGGTGCTGATCGCCTTCATCGGAGTGATCGCCGCGACAGTGCAATTGCTGGAAATGCTGCTGGATCGGTTTTTCCCCGCGGTCCATGCGTCGTTTGGCGTGTTCCTTCCGCTGCTGACCGTGCAATGCGCGATCCTGGCTGGTAGCCTGTTCATGGTGGACCGGGCCTATAGTTTGGCGGAATCCGCCGTCTTCGGGCTGGGCAGCGGGCTGGGCTTTGCCATTGCGGTCGGGTTGCTCGGCGCGTTGCGCAAGCGGCTGGCCTATGCGGATCTTCCGGTGGGGCTGCGCGGGCTTGGCATCGCCTTTGTCCTGACGGGGTTGATGTCGCTGGGGTTTGCCTCCTTCGCGCAGATGGCGGCGACGCAATGA
- a CDS encoding NADH:ubiquinone reductase (Na(+)-transporting) subunit D, translating into MAARFDVRRTLTEPLIRQNPVTLQILGICSALAVTTSLSTALTMSVSLTVVLTLSAMIISVIRRHIPDSIRLIVQIIIVASLVIVIDQVLQAYFADISSALSIYVSLITTNCLVLGRTEAYARHNPPLHAAVDAFGNGLGYSLILLLVGGLREVFGRGQLFGWQVLPLAEAGGWFTPLSLMLLAPSAFFLLGGVIWAIRTLLPTQAEAPDHVPPADVRAIE; encoded by the coding sequence ATGGCCGCGCGTTTCGACGTCCGGAGAACCCTGACCGAGCCCCTGATCCGGCAAAACCCGGTGACGCTGCAGATCCTCGGCATCTGTTCGGCGCTTGCGGTCACCACGTCACTGTCCACGGCGCTGACCATGTCGGTTTCCCTGACTGTGGTCCTGACGCTGTCGGCCATGATCATCAGCGTGATCCGCCGCCATATCCCCGACAGCATCCGCCTGATCGTGCAGATCATCATCGTCGCATCGCTGGTGATCGTCATCGACCAGGTGCTGCAGGCCTATTTCGCGGATATCAGCAGCGCCCTGTCGATCTACGTCAGCCTGATCACCACCAATTGCCTCGTGCTGGGCCGGACCGAGGCCTATGCCCGCCATAACCCGCCGCTCCACGCAGCGGTGGACGCCTTCGGCAATGGGCTGGGCTATTCGCTGATCCTGTTGCTGGTCGGAGGCCTGCGCGAAGTCTTCGGGCGCGGGCAGTTGTTCGGCTGGCAGGTCTTGCCCCTGGCCGAGGCCGGCGGCTGGTTCACGCCGCTCAGCCTGATGTTGCTGGCGCCCTCGGCCTTCTTCCTGTTGGGCGGCGTGATCTGGGCCATCCGGACCCTTCTTCCGACGCAGGCCGAAGCCCCCGACCATGTGCCCCCGGCAGACGTCAGGGCCATCGAATGA
- a CDS encoding FMN-binding protein: MAGTDHNPWRRFLALPNESRTKTLVMAFLVSGICALMVSGATVLLRPIQTANRAAEEQARIAELVRGIPGMTDLLEQSGGTLSTVVIDLDDGRAAQDVTTETFATVLADTANWTALEPAADIAGLAQRPDYAQIFLLRTGEEISLVLLPLTGQGYGGRIDAILALEGDMNTIAGIAITGHSETPGLGGRIEDPSWQARFPGTLLRDEGGELRFGVARGTASTPYQVDGITGATRTGRGVSNMVQFWLGPDGYGPLLRAINRGEF, encoded by the coding sequence ATGGCCGGCACTGACCATAATCCCTGGCGGCGGTTTCTGGCCCTGCCCAATGAAAGCCGGACCAAGACGCTGGTCATGGCCTTTCTGGTGTCGGGCATCTGTGCCCTGATGGTCAGCGGCGCGACCGTGCTTCTGCGCCCGATCCAGACCGCCAATCGCGCGGCCGAGGAACAGGCCCGGATCGCGGAACTGGTGCGCGGCATTCCCGGCATGACCGACCTGCTGGAACAATCGGGCGGCACCCTGTCGACCGTGGTGATTGACCTCGACGACGGGCGCGCGGCGCAGGACGTGACGACCGAGACCTTTGCGACGGTCCTTGCGGATACGGCGAACTGGACAGCGCTCGAGCCTGCCGCCGATATCGCCGGGCTGGCGCAACGCCCTGATTATGCGCAGATCTTCCTGCTGCGGACCGGGGAGGAGATATCGCTGGTTCTGCTGCCGCTGACCGGGCAGGGCTATGGTGGTCGGATCGACGCGATCCTTGCGCTGGAAGGGGACATGAACACCATCGCGGGCATCGCGATCACCGGCCATTCGGAGACCCCCGGTCTTGGCGGCCGGATCGAGGACCCGTCCTGGCAGGCGCGTTTCCCCGGCACCCTGCTGCGCGACGAAGGAGGCGAGCTGCGCTTTGGTGTCGCGCGGGGCACTGCGAGCACCCCCTACCAGGTGGACGGGATCACCGGGGCGACACGCACCGGGCGCGGGGTCTCGAACATGGTGCAATTCTGGCTGGGGCCGGATGGCTACGGCCCCTTGCTCCGCGCGATCAACCGGGGGGAGTTCTGA